The window CAGCCATAACCGGGCCAGCGTTCGGGCTTTTCCAACGGTACCCCTGCTCCCGCCAACAGCGCAAACCCTGCTTGGCGTTGCCCGCAAGTGAATAGCACCAGGCAACCGAACGCGCGGGTAAATAATTCATAACGTCGTCCGCCCGCGCCGCCGCCCAACCGAAATAGCGATAGCGGGTATTTTTATACCCCCACATTGCATCGAGTGTGTTAACCAACCGATATAGCACAACGCCGGGAAACCCCAATAACAGCCACCAAAACCATGCCGAAAAAATTGCGTCGCTGCCATTTTCCAATACGGATTCTATGCAAGCGGTACAGACTTCGCCCTCACTGAGTTCAGCCGTTTCGCGGCTGACTATTTTTGCGATCTCCAGCCGTGCCAGCGGCAGGTCCTCGGCCTCAAGTGCGCGGTAAACATGTAAGGCGTGTTCGCGCAATGCCCGGTAAGCCATCGCTAAATAGACCACCAGACTGCCTAGCAGCACATAGAACCCGCCGGAAAATATCGCAGCGGCAAACGCAAACGGCACCACCGGCAGCATTGCCAGTAAAAACGCGATAATGCCCTGCCAACGCGCCGCCAGCGGCAATCGCCGTAGCTGGCGTTCCAGCCAAGCTGCATAATTGCCAAACCCCACCAACGGATGAAACCGCGCAGGCTCACCCAGACGGGTATCCAGCCACCAGGCGAGCAGTAAAATTGCAAGAGAAACCATTAACACAATCGCAACCTAAAAATTAAATTTGGACCGCCCTGGGCCTTAGGGCCTGTAAACACTAGTTCGCAGCTGCATGGTTAGTTTCGATCAATATCAGTTTGCCGGTTTTTGGATCGCGATAAACCTGCCCCAGAGACTGCAAACCGCTGCCATCACGTTGCTGCATTTGTTTCAACAGCTCGGGAGCATCTGAAAGTTCGCGGCTGCTGGCAACATTAACGGGCTGCTCCAACTTAAAGTGTTTACGCAATTCCTGGCTTTGCGCAACGAGCGCCAGCATTAAGCCCAGGGCAAACACCAGCATTACGTCCATAATATTTGCAAAGCCCGTCAGAGGGTCTTCCTCGTGCGGAGCAAACCGGGAGGGTGAGCGCCATGGGTTGGGCCGTTGCGAACTCACGAGTCAGCCTCCGTCATTTGTTGCCAGGTTTGCTCGTACCAGCGGCGACGCAAGCGACTGATCACGTAAGCCACCAACCCAACCAGTAACCCCAGCACGGTTGTATCGAAAGCAACACTCAACGCGACGGCAAGAATTTCGATATTGCCATCGCCCAGCGCGGTTAACCCTGGACCGAGCGGAATCAGGGTACCCATTAACCCCAGGATGGGGCCGCAGCGCGCCAGTAAATCACTGCGTTCCAGGCGCTTTTGCGCGTAGTGTTCAAAGCGGGTGAGCGATTGCTGTCGGTAGAGTGCCAGCGTTTTAAAGCGCTCCGCCAGCGCAATACCACATTCAACCAGCAGCATGAACAAAGCCAGCAACAATGCGCCGATTACCGGATAAAGCAGCCAGGCCACCAGATCGTGTAATGCCCCAAGAAAATACCCGTGTATCATATTTATTCACTCCCCTTGCGAGCATTCTGGACCGCGCGCACGCTGGCAAAAGCCACCGTCGCCACCGCAAATAAAAATAACGCAAGCAGGAACCGGGTACGCATAACATTGCTAGCGGAAGATTGTTTCTGCTCGGCTGATGCCTCACTGCTATTTTTAACCGCCGCCTGCGAGCTGGTTGATTTGCTTTGATTTTCTACAGTGCGCAAAATTTCGTCCGTAGCTTCAGAATCGCTTACTTCCAATTGCAACTCCGACAGACGATGAATTTCCAATGCCTGCTCCGGCGCGGGGCGCGCATCGCGAACCACGTTTGCAAGCGCCTCGCGCTGCGCAGGTGACAACTCACTCTGCAACCAGGTAAGCATAGGGTGATCTGGATCGGTATGACCGCTACCCGGCAGACCATGCTCCGCAACAAGGTTCGCGAATTCAGATGCGAGGCTTTTTCTGGTGGCCGCATCGGCTTGCCAAAAGCCTTTTTGAATTGCCACCAGCATAATCGCCAGCATATTGGTTTTTACATGCACGTTGTGGCCTTGTTCCAAAAACGTGTCCAGCCCTAACTGATATTTATCGTCGATATACACAGCTTTAACCTCGTCCCATGCCCAATCGCCGACCAGCGTCGGGTTGGTAATCTGCCAGCCCCAGAGGTACTCGAAAAATTCGCTGCCCATGGTCCGGGCACCAGCGTAACCGTGCACCATTAAGCCTTCGAGCCATTGCGGGTTTAAAAACCGGCTGCGCAATTCCTGGCGTAATGCCAGTTTAAGCGGCTGGGTTTTAAATGCCTGAGGGTCACTGTGATCGATAACATAATTACTCGGCGCCTGCCCGCTCAAGGTTTCTACCGCGAGGCTCAAGCCGCCGAGATAATCAAATGCGTCATTGTTATCGAGCAGCCCGTACAAATTACTGGCGCGGCCAAAATAGGTATTTTCCACGTTTGCCAATTGCATTTTAAACGCGCGTTGTGCGGGCACGCCGTAATTGTCGCCCCCGTAACTGTGCCCCAAACGTCGCAGATACACATCCGCCAGTTCATCGCGGGATTCCCAGGCACCGGAGCGCTCCGCCATGCGATTAATACCCGCACCATATGAGCCGGGCGCGTCGCCAAATACCCGGTAACTCGCCATGGCTCCAGCCTGCTCAGGGCTCACGCCATCGGCGAGTAACGCCTTCGCCTGAGCGACCCAGTGCGCCGCCACCTGGTTCGTTTGCAGCGACTCATCGCCGCGTTGATTGTGTGCTTGCAGGGGTTGCAGCGCGTTTTGGAGTGGAACGGTAAGCGCGGGAAAATCCCGCACGATACGGTCGCGACTTGCATCCAGCGCCATAAGTGCAGCGCGATTAAGCAATTCCAGTTGCATACCGTACAAATCGCGAAATAACCCTGAGGTGGTAAACACCACGTCGCGACGCGGGTTGCCCTCAGCGCGTTCCTGCTGACGCAATCCGGTCACCAGCCCGCGGCTGTTCCATTGTGGCTCAACGCCGAGTAAATCGAGACCGAACGCAATCATAACCCCTTCGTCGCGCACCACATCCGATGCCCACAGTACCAGCGCCGTGCTTTTTTCTGCCGATTGCGGATTGTCTCGGCGCGCTTGCGCTGCCATTTCCTGGCCAAGCGCCCAGGCGGCACGACTGGGAATTAAACTGCTGTCGAGCGCAAAAAAGTTGCGCCCGGTTGGCAAGCTTTCCGGGCTGCGAATGGGGTCGTTGCCGGGGCCGGGTGAAATATAGCGGCCATTAAGCCCCGTCAGCAGCGCTTTCATTTCCGCCGCCGGAGACGCTTCCAACAGCGCTCGCCATTGTTTGTTTTCTGCAGTGGTCGTTGGCCCCATGGAATCAAGCATCATGGCTACCGCATTTTCCTGCCAGGGCTTTCCGAAGACATGTAGCCCTAGCGGCATAAACTTTTCTTGCAGATTTGTGAGGTAGTGGCCGATCTCGTGGACTAACATTTCATCGTCAACTTCGGCAAAGCCAATCCCCATGACCGCCAGTTCCGCCGACATGGATTGCGCCAGTTCATCGGTTAAATTCAACGCGACGATTTTTTGCCGGATTTGTTGAATCAACCGTTCACTCACCGCCGAGTCTTCGCTGCCATGTTGAGATTCGAAGCTCTCCACCAACTGCCGCAACTGCAAGAGTTCGTCGTATAAATCGGTGCGTTTCAGCGGTGGCGTTAAATGGTCCACCATGACCGCGAGGCCGCGGCGCTTTGCTTGAATTCCCTCACCAACACCATCGACGATATAAGGATAAATACCGGGGAGATCACCGGCAATAATGCGCGAGTAATCGTCCGGCCCGACCCCGACAGCGCGTCGCGGTAAAAATTCGTAGGTAGAGTGCCGCCCGAGGTGGATTAATGCATCAGCACGAAATTCAGATTTTAAGAAATGGTAAAACGCCAGGTACTGGTGCGGTGGCGGAAATGCCAGATTCGCGTGTAACAGCTCTTCGTTAATTTCCCAACCGCGCGGCGGCTGAGGGCCAACAAAAATATTGCCGAACCGAATTCCGGGCAACAAAATACGCTCGTCCACAACCATTACCTTGCCGGGCA of the Teredinibacter turnerae T7901 genome contains:
- the cbiB gene encoding adenosylcobinamide-phosphate synthase CbiB; its protein translation is MVSLAILLLAWWLDTRLGEPARFHPLVGFGNYAAWLERQLRRLPLAARWQGIIAFLLAMLPVVPFAFAAAIFSGGFYVLLGSLVVYLAMAYRALREHALHVYRALEAEDLPLARLEIAKIVSRETAELSEGEVCTACIESVLENGSDAIFSAWFWWLLLGFPGVVLYRLVNTLDAMWGYKNTRYRYFGWAAARADDVMNYLPARSVAWCYSLAGNAKQGLRCWREQGYRWKSPNAGPVMAAGAGSLTITLGGAARYHGVMQTRMTLGVGATPVAQDILRALNLVRLALWIWLAHAVVVCVGIFLLFSLIERGFV
- a CDS encoding DUF2149 domain-containing protein — translated: MSSQRPNPWRSPSRFAPHEEDPLTGFANIMDVMLVFALGLMLALVAQSQELRKHFKLEQPVNVASSRELSDAPELLKQMQQRDGSGLQSLGQVYRDPKTGKLILIETNHAAAN
- a CDS encoding MotA/TolQ/ExbB proton channel family protein, with the translated sequence MIHGYFLGALHDLVAWLLYPVIGALLLALFMLLVECGIALAERFKTLALYRQQSLTRFEHYAQKRLERSDLLARCGPILGLMGTLIPLGPGLTALGDGNIEILAVALSVAFDTTVLGLLVGLVAYVISRLRRRWYEQTWQQMTEADS
- a CDS encoding cobaltochelatase subunit CobN, with translation MKVSVWVCFVWLLVGACCTQAASADYLLLISSQRNAQTLAEAVRLFRKSHPALAVQARTDEQLREYTASELDALFRSANGIFATGLYGGSVAQLSPYFARGSLNQLIVSSDHRLVAFSQIQQRALFATGAGSRRVAESATSATATPTSAITTNTTLLATLAKSSPEGDVTAWLKNMRAQYPAQRAWLEARAYWQVGGAKNTTALISYLYRNLAGAAVEVAAPENLAPVRWFHNGGYRADFPTVGSQPVIAVIDHAGGAREADSHVLSAICEQAVNTLNHQCVAAVANWGAAGVDALSALLPIKHQLSAVIMLQDFVVGGGEGRLDATALFSNLNVPVLKGIKLRDRSQQEYALSADGLAREKVYYQVAMPELQGASQPLVVATAGDVTTDALSGIRIHPITPEQSGIHALLERIGNWHKLQTTPNKEKRVAIIYYNHPPGRHNIGADNLDVPASLWQILQQMKRAGYTTGDLPQSPEALLDLLQRKGVNLPRDAKTLRTMAAEVATMAPAAYSDWFNQLPATLRQEMRLGPLGLLHQQLVDAIEHNATDLGRGLLSQTVGETRHLLEGVDHPGRSRAMALLGDIEHCYEAALASKKMSCFPQALSNIQALRQTGIEGLGGWGDVPGKVMVVDERILLPGIRFGNIFVGPQPPRGWEINEELLHANLAFPPPHQYLAFYHFLKSEFRADALIHLGRHSTYEFLPRRAVGVGPDDYSRIIAGDLPGIYPYIVDGVGEGIQAKRRGLAVMVDHLTPPLKRTDLYDELLQLRQLVESFESQHGSEDSAVSERLIQQIRQKIVALNLTDELAQSMSAELAVMGIGFAEVDDEMLVHEIGHYLTNLQEKFMPLGLHVFGKPWQENAVAMMLDSMGPTTTAENKQWRALLEASPAAEMKALLTGLNGRYISPGPGNDPIRSPESLPTGRNFFALDSSLIPSRAAWALGQEMAAQARRDNPQSAEKSTALVLWASDVVRDEGVMIAFGLDLLGVEPQWNSRGLVTGLRQQERAEGNPRRDVVFTTSGLFRDLYGMQLELLNRAALMALDASRDRIVRDFPALTVPLQNALQPLQAHNQRGDESLQTNQVAAHWVAQAKALLADGVSPEQAGAMASYRVFGDAPGSYGAGINRMAERSGAWESRDELADVYLRRLGHSYGGDNYGVPAQRAFKMQLANVENTYFGRASNLYGLLDNNDAFDYLGGLSLAVETLSGQAPSNYVIDHSDPQAFKTQPLKLALRQELRSRFLNPQWLEGLMVHGYAGARTMGSEFFEYLWGWQITNPTLVGDWAWDEVKAVYIDDKYQLGLDTFLEQGHNVHVKTNMLAIMLVAIQKGFWQADAATRKSLASEFANLVAEHGLPGSGHTDPDHPMLTWLQSELSPAQREALANVVRDARPAPEQALEIHRLSELQLEVSDSEATDEILRTVENQSKSTSSQAAVKNSSEASAEQKQSSASNVMRTRFLLALFLFAVATVAFASVRAVQNARKGSE